The genomic interval TTGGAGCGTGTATATAATTTACCATCAGAATAAGTACCGGCCCCGCCTTCACCGAAGCAATAGTTGGAGTCCGGATTGACAACGCCCATTTTATTTAATGCAGCAAGGTCTCTCCGTCTTGCACGTACGTCCTTGCCGCGCTCCAGTACAATGGGCCTGATACCGGCTTCTATAAGACGCAGTGCTGCAAACAATCCTGCAGGGCCTGCACCTACGATGATCGCCTGGGGAGCATCCGCGGGCAATATATCATATATCGGTATGATACGTTCTCTTTCCTGGAAAGGTTCATTGACGAACACTTTAACAGTGAGCATGAAGTACACCTGTCTGGAACGGGCGTCAATAGAGCGTTTAAGCAGATGGAAACCAGTGATGGCGGAAGGCTTTATACCAAGAGCAGCAGCAGCCTCCCCGATAATGGTGATGTCGGAAGCCGCCTGGGAAGGCAACAATTTGAGAGAAAGTTGTTGAATCATATATACAGTGGTTAGGTAGTTATCCTAACAATTGAAAACGGATACCCGTATTTCAGGTATCCGTTTCCAGTTATTTTGTTAACGAGTTGTTATTGTCAGGGCATTAAAATGGCAGATCATCAGCCTGACCACCTCCGGAAGATACTTCCTGGGAAGTATTATAATTAGGCATTGAGTCTGTAGAAGATCCGCCTGCCACAACAGATTCCATGCGCCATGCATCAAGGTTTGTGATGTAATTCACCCTGCCGTCCTTTTCCCAGCGGGTTCCTTTGATGTTGAAGTAAACCTTCACGGTTTCACCTTC from Chitinophaga filiformis carries:
- a CDS encoding DUF3127 domain-containing protein gives rise to the protein MSFEITGKLIVKYNTMQRSETFKTREFVIEKSDDINGRVINNYIKFQAVQDRTAIVDRFNEGETVKVYFNIKGTRWEKDGRVNYITNLDAWRMESVVAGGSSTDSMPNYNTSQEVSSGGGQADDLPF